A window of the Streptococcus sp. 116-D4 genome harbors these coding sequences:
- a CDS encoding amino acid ABC transporter ATP-binding protein yields the protein MLELRNINKGFGQKQILSNFSLKIPEKQILAIVGPSGGGKTTLLRMLAGLETIDSGQIFYNGESLELDELEKRNLLGFVFQDFQLFPHLSVLKNLILSPVKTMGMKQEEAEKKARDLLEQLGLAGHADAYPFSLSGGQKQRVALARAMMIDPEIIGYDEPTSALDPELRLEVEKLILQNRELGMTQIVVTHDLQFAENIADQILKIEPK from the coding sequence ATGTTAGAATTACGAAACATCAATAAGGGCTTTGGTCAAAAGCAAATTTTATCTAATTTCAGTCTAAAAATTCCTGAAAAGCAAATCTTGGCTATCGTTGGACCTTCTGGTGGAGGTAAGACAACTCTCTTACGTATGCTTGCGGGTCTTGAAACCATTGATTCAGGGCAAATCTTTTATAATGGAGAATCTTTAGAACTGGATGAACTGGAGAAGCGGAATTTACTGGGATTTGTATTCCAAGATTTTCAACTTTTCCCTCATTTATCAGTTCTAAAGAATTTGATCTTATCTCCTGTGAAAACCATGGGAATGAAGCAGGAAGAAGCTGAGAAGAAGGCGCGTGATCTCTTGGAACAATTAGGACTGGCTGGTCATGCAGATGCCTATCCTTTCTCACTATCTGGTGGGCAAAAGCAGCGGGTGGCCTTGGCGCGTGCTATGATGATTGACCCAGAAATCATTGGTTACGATGAACCAACTTCTGCCTTGGATCCAGAATTGCGCTTGGAAGTGGAAAAACTGATCTTGCAAAATAGAGAACTTGGTATGACGCAGATTGTGGTTACCCACGATTTACAGTTCGCTGAAAATATCGCAGATCAGATTCTCAAGATTGAGCCCAAGTAG
- a CDS encoding amino acid ABC transporter substrate-binding protein has translation MTNKKITLVLVALLTLFLTACTQKASDPKQDNWNKYQEQGTIAIGFDNTFVPMGFEEKNGQYTGFDIDLAQAVSEKLGFKVQFQPIDWDMKETELQNGTIDAIWNGYSATDERREKVAFSIPYMENQQVLVTKKSQQIHSVEDMKDKILGAQAGSSGYLDFEAQPDSLKNRVKDQKANQYQSFNEALIDLKNDRIDALLIDRVYANYYLQSEGILNDYNVFSAGFESESFAVGVRPADKRLLQALNQAFIALYQEGKFQEISQKWFGEDVVTKEVKSRD, from the coding sequence ATGACTAATAAGAAAATTACTTTAGTATTGGTTGCTCTCCTGACTCTCTTTTTAACAGCTTGTACTCAGAAGGCTAGTGATCCAAAGCAGGATAACTGGAATAAATATCAAGAGCAGGGGACCATTGCTATTGGTTTTGATAATACCTTCGTACCCATGGGATTTGAAGAAAAGAATGGACAGTATACAGGGTTTGATATCGACTTAGCACAAGCTGTCTCTGAAAAATTAGGTTTTAAGGTTCAATTTCAACCAATTGACTGGGATATGAAGGAGACGGAACTGCAAAATGGAACCATTGATGCCATCTGGAATGGCTATTCTGCCACTGATGAACGCCGAGAGAAAGTTGCCTTTAGTATTCCATATATGGAAAATCAGCAAGTTCTGGTGACGAAAAAAAGCCAGCAGATCCATTCAGTAGAGGATATGAAGGATAAGATCTTGGGAGCCCAAGCAGGTTCCTCTGGTTATTTAGACTTTGAAGCCCAGCCAGATTCACTGAAAAATCGTGTCAAAGACCAGAAGGCTAATCAGTACCAGAGTTTTAATGAGGCCTTGATTGATTTGAAAAATGACCGGATTGATGCTTTGTTGATTGACCGAGTGTATGCTAATTACTATCTCCAGTCTGAGGGTATATTAAATGATTACAATGTCTTTTCAGCAGGATTTGAAAGTGAGTCCTTTGCGGTCGGAGTTAGACCAGCAGACAAAAGATTGCTGCAAGCTTTAAACCAGGCCTTTATCGCACTATACCAAGAAGGGAAGTTCCAAGAAATCAGCCAAAAATGGTTTGGAGAGGATGTAGTAACCAAAGAAGTGAAAAGTAGAGATTGA
- a CDS encoding tetratricopeptide repeat protein produces the protein MNNSQQMLQALEEQDLTKAEHYFVKALENDPSDLLYELATYLEGIGFYPQAKEIYLKIVEDFPEVNLNLAAIASEDGQIEEAFTYLEEIQADSDWYVSALALKADLYQLEGLTDVAREKLLEALTYSEDPLLILGLAELDSELENYQEAIQGYAQLDNRTIYEQTGISTYQRIGFAYAQLGKFETATEFLEKALELEYDDLTAFELASLYFDREEYQKAVLYFKQLDTISPDFEGYEYGYSQALHKEHQVQEALRIAKQGLEKNPFETRLLLAASQFSYELHDASGAENYLLTAKEDAEDTEEISLRLATIYLEQERYEDILDLQSEEPENPLTKWMIARSYQEMDDLDAAYEYYQDLVGDLKDNPEFLEHYIYLLRELGYVEEAKANAQAYLKLVPDDVQMQELIERL, from the coding sequence GTGAACAATAGTCAGCAGATGTTACAAGCTTTGGAAGAGCAAGATTTAACCAAGGCTGAGCATTATTTCGTCAAAGCTTTAGAAAATGATCCAAGCGACCTTCTGTATGAGTTAGCTACTTATCTTGAAGGGATTGGTTTTTATCCTCAGGCCAAGGAAATTTATCTGAAAATTGTGGAGGATTTTCCAGAGGTTAATCTTAATCTAGCAGCTATTGCTAGCGAAGATGGTCAAATTGAAGAAGCCTTTACCTATCTTGAGGAAATCCAAGCTGACAGTGACTGGTATGTTTCTGCTTTAGCTCTGAAGGCAGACCTTTACCAGTTGGAAGGTTTGACAGATGTGGCGCGTGAGAAATTATTGGAGGCCTTGACTTACTCAGAAGATCCTCTCTTGATATTGGGCTTAGCAGAGTTGGATAGTGAGTTGGAAAATTATCAAGAAGCTATTCAAGGCTATGCCCAGTTAGATAATCGTACTATTTATGAGCAAACAGGCATTTCTACCTACCAACGGATTGGCTTTGCCTATGCTCAGTTAGGGAAATTTGAAACGGCTACAGAGTTTTTAGAAAAAGCCCTGGAGTTAGAATACGATGACCTAACAGCTTTTGAGTTAGCCAGTCTTTACTTTGATAGAGAAGAATACCAAAAAGCTGTCCTCTACTTTAAGCAACTTGATACCATTTCACCTGACTTTGAAGGCTATGAGTATGGTTATAGTCAGGCCTTGCATAAGGAACATCAGGTTCAAGAAGCCCTGCGTATCGCTAAGCAAGGCTTAGAGAAAAATCCCTTTGAAACTCGACTCTTGCTAGCTGCTTCACAATTTTCTTATGAATTGCATGATGCCAGTGGTGCAGAAAATTACCTCCTTACTGCTAAAGAAGATGCTGAGGATACAGAAGAAATTTCACTCCGTCTAGCTACTATTTATCTGGAACAGGAGCGTTATGAGGATATTCTAGACTTGCAGAGCGAGGAGCCAGAAAATCCTTTGACCAAGTGGATGATTGCTCGTTCTTATCAAGAGATGGACGATTTGGATGCTGCTTACGAGTATTACCAAGACTTGGTAGGAGATTTGAAGGACAATCCAGAGTTTCTGGAACACTATATCTATCTTCTGCGTGAATTGGGCTACGTTGAAGAAGCCAAAGCTAATGCTCAGGCTTACTTAAAACTGGTTCCAGATGATGTGCAAATGCAAGAACTAATTGAGAGATTGTAA
- the lysS gene encoding lysine--tRNA ligase, whose protein sequence is MSTEHMEELNDQQIVRREKMAALREQGIDPFGKRFERTASSQELKDKFADLDKEQLHDKNETATIAGRLVTKRGKGKVGFAHLQDREGQIQIYVRKDAVGEENYEIFKKADLGDFLGVEGEVMRTDMGELSIKGTHITHLSKALRPLPEKFHGLTDVETIYRKRYLDLISNRESFERFVTRSKIISEIRRYLDQKGFLEVETPVLHNEAGGAAARPFITHHNAQNIDMVLRIATELHLKRLIVGGMERVYEIGRIFRNEGMDATHNPEFTSIEVYQAYADFQDIMDLTEGIIQHAAKAVKGDGPVNYQGTEIKINEPFKRVHMVDAIKEITGVDFWQDMTFEEAKAIAAEKKVPVEKHYTEVGHIINAFFEEFVEETLIQPTFVYGHPVAVSPLAKKNPEDERFTDRFELFIMTKEYGNAFTELNDPIDQLSRFEAQAKAKELGDDEATGIDYDYIEALEYGMPPTGGLGIGIDRLCMLLTDTTTIRDVLLFPTMK, encoded by the coding sequence ATGTCAACAGAACATATGGAAGAACTAAACGACCAGCAGATCGTTCGCCGTGAAAAAATGGCTGCGCTCCGTGAACAAGGAATCGATCCTTTCGGAAAACGCTTTGAACGTACTGCAAGTTCACAAGAATTAAAAGATAAATTTGCTGACCTCGATAAAGAACAATTACATGATAAAAACGAAACAGCTACTATCGCAGGACGCTTGGTAACCAAACGTGGTAAAGGTAAGGTTGGATTTGCCCACCTTCAAGATCGCGAAGGTCAAATCCAAATCTACGTTCGTAAAGATGCTGTCGGTGAAGAAAACTACGAAATCTTCAAAAAAGCAGACCTTGGTGACTTCCTTGGTGTCGAAGGTGAAGTAATGCGTACAGATATGGGAGAACTCTCTATCAAGGGGACTCACATTACACACTTGTCTAAGGCCCTTCGTCCGCTTCCAGAGAAATTCCATGGTTTGACAGACGTTGAAACCATTTACCGTAAACGTTACCTTGACTTGATTTCTAACCGTGAAAGCTTTGAACGCTTTGTCACTCGTTCAAAAATCATCTCTGAAATCCGTCGTTACCTTGACCAAAAAGGATTCCTTGAAGTGGAAACACCTGTTCTTCACAACGAAGCTGGTGGTGCTGCTGCTCGTCCGTTTATCACTCATCACAACGCTCAAAACATTGACATGGTGCTTCGTATTGCGACCGAGCTTCACTTGAAACGCCTTATCGTCGGTGGTATGGAACGCGTCTATGAAATTGGTCGTATCTTCCGTAACGAAGGAATGGATGCTACTCATAACCCTGAATTTACTTCTATCGAAGTGTACCAAGCTTATGCTGATTTCCAAGACATCATGGACTTGACTGAAGGTATTATCCAACACGCTGCTAAAGCTGTTAAAGGCGATGGCCCAGTTAACTATCAAGGTACTGAAATCAAAATCAACGAACCATTTAAACGTGTTCACATGGTTGATGCTATCAAAGAAATTACTGGTGTCGATTTCTGGCAAGACATGACTTTTGAAGAAGCCAAAGCTATTGCTGCTGAGAAGAAAGTTCCAGTTGAGAAACACTACACTGAAGTTGGACACATCATCAACGCCTTCTTTGAAGAATTTGTTGAAGAAACTTTGATTCAACCTACCTTTGTCTATGGACATCCAGTAGCTGTATCTCCACTTGCTAAGAAAAATCCTGAAGACGAACGCTTTACTGACCGTTTTGAGCTCTTCATCATGACTAAAGAGTACGGTAATGCCTTCACTGAGCTCAACGACCCAATCGACCAGCTTAGCCGTTTTGAAGCCCAAGCTAAAGCCAAAGAACTTGGTGACGATGAGGCAACAGGCATCGACTACGACTACATCGAAGCCCTTGAATATGGTATGCCACCAACAGGTGGTTTGGGAATCGGTATCGACCGTCTCTGCATGCTCCTCACTGATACAACTACTATCCGTGATGTATTGCTCTTCCCAACAATGAAATAA
- a CDS encoding amino acid ABC transporter permease yields the protein MSYLFEILPSLLSGASMTLQVFALVLIFSIPLGVLIAFALQVHWKPLHHLINIYIWIMRGTPLLLQLIFIYYVLPSIGIRLDRLPAAIIAFVLNYAAYFAEIFRGGIDTIPKGQYEAAKVLKFSPFATVRYIILPQVTKIVLPSVFNEVMSLVKDTSLVYALGISDLILASRTAANRDASLVPMFLAGAIYLILIGVVTILAKKVEKKYSYYR from the coding sequence ATGTCTTATTTGTTTGAGATATTACCGAGTTTATTGAGCGGTGCAAGCATGACTTTGCAGGTTTTTGCACTGGTCTTGATTTTTTCTATTCCCTTGGGCGTTTTGATTGCCTTTGCCTTGCAAGTCCATTGGAAGCCCCTCCATCATCTAATTAATATTTATATCTGGATCATGCGGGGTACACCCTTGCTCTTGCAATTGATTTTTATTTATTATGTGCTCCCAAGTATTGGAATTCGTTTGGATCGCCTTCCTGCAGCCATCATTGCCTTTGTTCTCAATTATGCAGCTTACTTTGCTGAAATCTTCCGTGGGGGAATTGATACCATTCCTAAAGGTCAATATGAGGCTGCTAAGGTCTTAAAGTTCAGTCCTTTTGCCACAGTACGCTATATTATTTTGCCCCAAGTGACCAAGATTGTTCTTCCTAGTGTCTTTAACGAAGTCATGAGTTTGGTCAAGGATACGTCTCTGGTCTATGCTCTAGGCATTTCAGACCTCATCTTAGCAAGCCGAACAGCTGCCAACCGTGACGCTAGCCTGGTTCCCATGTTCTTGGCAGGAGCTATTTACTTGATTTTGATTGGGGTTGTAACCATTCTTGCCAAAAAAGTTGAGAAGAAATACAGTTACTATAGATAG
- a CDS encoding GH25 family lysozyme, with product MRKKMNPLILFGFFGILIFILILNRPRFEDHPVKTKSNIAQVESQALHNIDKPVIDVSGWQRPEEINYDTLSQNISGAIVRVHSGAQSSKENDASFVNGVDKAFKTHITEFQKRNVPVGVYAFVAGKSVQEMEKAAEVFYNASSPYTPSYYWLDVEDKTMSNMNEGVEAFRAKLESLGAKNIGIYVGVYFMEEHSIDTGKFTSVWIPSYGSNTGFFESKPDTDLDYDIHQYTSKGKIAGFDHDLDINVISSFKNKEETFRKLFLKP from the coding sequence ATGAGAAAGAAAATGAATCCACTTATTTTATTTGGTTTTTTTGGGATTTTGATTTTCATTTTAATCCTGAATCGCCCTCGTTTTGAGGACCATCCTGTAAAAACAAAGTCAAATATCGCGCAAGTAGAATCACAAGCGCTACATAATATAGATAAACCGGTGATTGATGTTTCTGGTTGGCAACGTCCTGAGGAAATTAATTACGATACTCTGTCCCAAAATATTTCTGGAGCTATCGTTCGCGTCCATAGTGGCGCTCAGTCTTCAAAAGAAAACGATGCTTCCTTTGTTAATGGGGTAGATAAGGCCTTTAAAACCCATATTACCGAATTTCAAAAACGAAATGTCCCAGTTGGGGTCTATGCCTTTGTAGCTGGAAAAAGTGTCCAAGAAATGGAAAAGGCTGCCGAAGTATTTTATAACGCCTCTTCACCATACACTCCTAGTTACTATTGGCTAGACGTGGAAGACAAAACCATGTCCAATATGAACGAAGGGGTTGAAGCCTTCCGAGCAAAACTAGAATCACTTGGAGCTAAAAATATCGGAATCTACGTTGGGGTCTACTTCATGGAAGAACATAGTATTGATACAGGCAAATTTACGTCTGTTTGGATTCCTTCCTATGGTTCAAATACCGGATTTTTCGAAAGCAAACCTGATACGGACTTAGATTATGATATCCACCAATACACATCTAAAGGAAAAATTGCTGGCTTTGACCACGATTTGGACATCAATGTTATTTCTTCTTTCAAAAACAAAGAAGAAACCTTTAGAAAACTCTTTTTAAAACCTTAA
- a CDS encoding aminoacyl-tRNA deacylase: protein MAKKVKIKKTLVEQILSKAAIQHQGIQINALEGELPQDYERNQIFKTLALLGDKTGPIIGIVPITQHLSEKKLAKISGNKKVSMIPQKDLEKTTGYIHGANNPVGIRQKHNYPIFIDKIALDLDQMIVSAGEVGHSIIVAPKDLASFVKADFADILEDSK, encoded by the coding sequence ATGGCAAAAAAAGTTAAAATCAAAAAAACATTAGTGGAACAAATTCTATCTAAAGCAGCTATCCAACATCAGGGGATTCAAATCAATGCCCTGGAAGGAGAACTTCCTCAAGATTATGAACGAAACCAGATCTTCAAAACCTTGGCGCTTTTGGGAGACAAGACAGGACCCATTATCGGAATAGTCCCTATCACTCAGCACTTATCTGAAAAGAAACTAGCCAAAATTTCTGGCAATAAAAAAGTGAGCATGATTCCACAAAAGGACTTAGAAAAAACAACTGGTTACATTCATGGAGCCAATAATCCTGTCGGTATTCGTCAGAAACACAATTATCCCATTTTTATCGATAAGATTGCTCTAGACTTGGATCAAATGATTGTTTCTGCTGGGGAAGTTGGCCACAGCATTATCGTTGCTCCCAAAGACTTAGCCAGCTTTGTAAAGGCTGACTTTGCAGATATCTTGGAGGACAGCAAATAA
- a CDS encoding AI-2E family transporter yields MEQKEKHFNLSWFFKWFLDNKAITVLLVTLLLGLNLFILSKISFLFSPVLDFLTVVMLPVILSGLLYYLLNPIVDWMEKHKIKRVIAISIVFVIIALFIIWGLAVAIPNLQRQVLSFARNVPVYLEDADRVIDDLVTKRLPDDFRPQLEQVLKNFSSQATVWASKVSSQAVNWVSSFISGTSQVIVALIIVPFMLFYLLRDGKDLRHYLTQFMPTKLKEPVGQVLTDVNQQLSNYVRGQVTVAIIVAVMFMIFFKIIGLRYAVTLGVTAGILNLVPYLGSFLAMIPALVLGLIAGPVMLLKVVIVFIVEQTIEGRFVSPLILGSQLNIHPINILFVLLTSGSMFGIWGVLLGIPVYASAKVVISAIFEWYKVVSGLYELEGEEVKSEQ; encoded by the coding sequence ATGGAGCAAAAAGAGAAACATTTTAACCTATCTTGGTTTTTCAAGTGGTTTTTGGATAACAAGGCAATTACGGTATTGTTGGTAACCTTATTATTGGGACTGAATCTTTTTATTTTAAGTAAGATTAGTTTTCTATTCTCACCTGTTTTAGATTTTTTGACAGTCGTCATGTTGCCAGTCATTTTATCTGGTTTACTATACTATTTATTGAATCCCATTGTTGATTGGATGGAGAAACATAAAATCAAACGTGTTATAGCGATTAGTATTGTCTTTGTCATCATCGCTCTCTTTATCATTTGGGGCTTGGCAGTAGCCATTCCAAATCTGCAACGTCAGGTTTTAAGTTTTGCAAGGAATGTCCCAGTCTACCTTGAAGATGCTGATAGAGTTATTGATGATTTGGTCACCAAGCGTTTACCAGATGATTTCAGACCTCAGTTAGAACAAGTTTTGAAAAACTTCTCCAGTCAGGCTACAGTTTGGGCAAGTAAGGTTTCTTCTCAGGCAGTCAACTGGGTGAGCTCCTTTATTAGCGGCACTTCTCAAGTGATTGTTGCCTTGATTATCGTTCCTTTCATGCTCTTTTATCTCTTACGTGATGGGAAAGACCTGCGTCACTATTTGACCCAATTTATGCCAACGAAATTGAAAGAACCTGTTGGACAAGTTTTAACAGATGTGAATCAGCAGTTGTCCAACTATGTTCGAGGGCAAGTAACAGTGGCTATTATTGTAGCGGTAATGTTTATGATTTTCTTCAAGATCATTGGTCTACGCTATGCGGTTACGTTGGGAGTTACTGCTGGTATTTTAAATCTGGTTCCTTATTTAGGTAGCTTCTTAGCCATGATTCCTGCCCTAGTATTAGGCTTGATTGCCGGGCCAGTCATGCTTTTGAAAGTAGTGATTGTCTTTATCGTAGAACAAACTATTGAAGGCCGTTTTGTCTCTCCATTGATTTTGGGAAGTCAATTGAATATCCATCCTATTAATATTCTCTTTGTCTTGTTAACTTCAGGATCCATGTTTGGTATCTGGGGAGTCTTGCTCGGTATTCCAGTTTATGCCTCTGCAAAGGTTGTCATTTCAGCGATTTTTGAATGGTATAAGGTAGTTAGTGGTCTATATGAACTAGAAGGAGAGGAAGTCAAGAGTGAACAATAG
- a CDS encoding histidine phosphatase family protein, giving the protein MKLYFVRHGRTVWNQEGRFQGASGDSPLLPESIETLKRLGQYLKDVPFDQIYSSDLPRAVKSAEIIQSQLQAPCPLESVPNLREWQLGKLEGLKIATLEAIYPQQIKAFRFNLAQFDTQMFGAESLYSTTQRTIQFIKSLKDSPAERILIVGHGANLTASIRTLLGYKEPLLRKNGGLANASLTILETHDFETFTLDTWNDTSYQ; this is encoded by the coding sequence ATGAAACTCTACTTTGTCCGCCACGGTCGTACCGTCTGGAATCAAGAAGGACGCTTTCAAGGTGCTAGTGGAGACTCTCCCCTTCTTCCCGAATCCATTGAAACCCTCAAACGACTAGGTCAGTATCTCAAGGATGTTCCTTTTGATCAGATTTATTCAAGTGATTTACCTCGAGCGGTCAAATCTGCTGAGATCATCCAAAGTCAACTCCAGGCGCCCTGTCCTTTAGAAAGTGTCCCTAATCTCCGTGAATGGCAACTTGGGAAGTTGGAAGGTTTGAAAATCGCAACCTTGGAAGCTATTTACCCGCAACAAATCAAAGCTTTTCGATTTAATCTTGCTCAATTTGACACTCAAATGTTTGGAGCTGAATCCCTCTATAGCACCACACAACGGACCATCCAATTTATCAAATCATTAAAAGATAGTCCTGCTGAGCGTATTCTAATTGTCGGTCACGGTGCCAATCTTACTGCCAGTATTCGTACTCTTCTAGGCTATAAAGAACCACTTCTTCGTAAAAATGGTGGCCTAGCAAATGCCAGCTTAACCATTCTAGAAACCCATGACTTTGAAACATTCACTCTCGATACTTGGAATGATACGTCCTATCAATAA
- a CDS encoding DUF368 domain-containing protein encodes MLSWLARIIKGIVIALGFILPGISGGVLAAILGIYERMIGFLAHPFKDFKENVLYFIPVAIGMLLGIGLFSYPIEYLLENYQVFVLWSFAGAIIGTVPSLLKESTRESDRDKIDLAWFWTTFIISGLGLYALNFVVGTLSASFLNFVLAGALLALGVLVPGLSPSNLLLILGLYAPMLTGFKTFDLLGTFFPIGIGAGATLIIFSKLMDYALNNYHSRVYHFIIGIVLSSTLLILIPNAGNAESIQYAGLSLVGYVIIAFFFALGIWLGIWMSQLEDKYK; translated from the coding sequence ATGCTCTCATGGTTAGCGCGCATTATTAAAGGGATTGTGATTGCTCTTGGATTTATCTTACCAGGAATTTCCGGAGGGGTTCTAGCAGCAATCTTAGGAATTTATGAACGAATGATTGGTTTTCTGGCTCATCCCTTTAAGGACTTTAAAGAAAATGTTTTGTATTTTATACCAGTTGCCATCGGTATGCTTCTGGGAATCGGCTTATTTTCCTACCCTATTGAATACCTGCTTGAAAATTATCAGGTCTTTGTCTTATGGAGCTTTGCAGGTGCCATCATTGGTACAGTTCCTAGCCTCCTCAAGGAATCAACTAGAGAATCTGACCGAGACAAGATTGATTTAGCTTGGTTCTGGACAACCTTTATCATTTCTGGATTAGGACTCTATGCCTTAAATTTTGTCGTTGGAACCTTAAGTGCCAGCTTTCTTAATTTCGTCCTAGCTGGTGCACTGCTGGCTCTTGGCGTATTAGTTCCTGGCCTCAGTCCATCAAATCTCCTTTTGATTTTGGGTCTCTATGCTCCTATGTTGACTGGTTTTAAAACCTTTGACCTCTTGGGAACCTTCTTCCCGATTGGAATCGGAGCAGGCGCAACTCTCATTATTTTTTCAAAATTGATGGATTATGCCTTAAACAACTACCACTCACGCGTCTATCATTTCATCATCGGTATCGTCCTTTCAAGTACCCTTTTGATCTTAATTCCAAATGCAGGAAACGCTGAAAGTATCCAGTACGCAGGACTCTCACTTGTTGGGTATGTTATCATCGCCTTCTTTTTTGCACTGGGAATCTGGCTTGGTATTTGGATGAGTCAATTGGAGGATAAATATAAATAA